The following are from one region of the Sphingomonas oryzagri genome:
- a CDS encoding MlaE family ABC transporter permease, translated as MNDGPFSPLVRAFAAIGRLVIGPFSMIGRVTLFAFTTLIRALTPPYYPARFFAQLMEIGWYSLPVVGLTAIFTGSALAQQIYTGGSRFDASSTVPAIVVFGMVRELGPVLCGLMVAGRVASAMAAELGTMRVTEQLDALTTLRTDAFRYLIAPRLFACVIALPIMVLIANTIGIMGGYLLAVYKLGFNPASYLISTRTYLQMDDVEMALVKAAVFGFIIAIMGCYNGFRTAGGAAGVGKATTDAVVSSFMLILFSDLIITIVAFG; from the coding sequence ATGAACGACGGCCCCTTTTCCCCCCTCGTGAGAGCCTTTGCCGCGATCGGCCGCCTGGTGATCGGGCCGTTCTCGATGATCGGCCGCGTCACGCTCTTCGCCTTCACCACTCTGATCCGTGCACTGACGCCGCCTTACTATCCGGCGCGCTTCTTCGCGCAGCTGATGGAGATCGGCTGGTATTCGCTCCCCGTTGTGGGGCTGACCGCCATCTTCACCGGCTCCGCGCTGGCCCAGCAGATCTATACGGGCGGTTCGCGCTTCGATGCGTCGTCCACCGTGCCCGCCATCGTCGTGTTCGGGATGGTCCGCGAACTGGGGCCGGTGCTGTGCGGCCTGATGGTCGCCGGTCGCGTCGCCTCCGCCATGGCCGCCGAACTCGGCACGATGCGCGTCACCGAACAGCTCGACGCGCTGACCACTTTGCGCACCGACGCCTTCCGCTACCTGATCGCGCCGCGCCTGTTCGCGTGCGTGATCGCGCTGCCGATCATGGTCCTGATCGCCAATACCATCGGCATCATGGGCGGCTATCTGCTCGCGGTCTACAAACTGGGCTTCAACCCGGCCTCCTACCTGATCAGCACGCGCACATATCTGCAGATGGACGACGTGGAGATGGCGCTGGTGAAGGCGGCGGTGTTCGGCTTCATCATCGCGATCATGGGCTGCTACAACGGCTTCCGCACCGCCGGTGGTGCTGCCGGCGTCGGCAAGGCGACCACCGATGCGGTGGTTTCCTCCTTCATGCTGATCCTGTTCAGCGACCTCATCATCACGATCGTGGCGTTCGGCTGA
- a CDS encoding ABC transporter ATP-binding protein, whose translation MADPKIRLTDVVKRFDEKVVLDGVNLSVEPGESVAIIGGSGTGKSVTLKCILGLLKPDSGSVQVDGQEIVGASTREIEKVRAKFGMLFQGGALFDSLPIWRNVTFGLTQGRMRHAAEMRKIAEENLERVGLGREILNLRPNELSGGMQKRVALARAIAPRPEIIFFDEPTTGLDPIRADVINDLITSLVEDLGVTALTITHDMASARKIAHRVAMLYNGRIVWHGPRDRLYDSGNPYVDQFVQGRADGPIR comes from the coding sequence ATGGCGGACCCCAAGATCAGGCTCACCGACGTGGTGAAGCGCTTCGACGAAAAGGTGGTGCTGGACGGCGTCAACCTTTCGGTCGAGCCGGGCGAATCGGTCGCGATCATCGGCGGATCGGGCACCGGCAAGTCGGTGACGCTGAAGTGCATCCTCGGCCTGCTCAAGCCGGACAGCGGATCGGTGCAGGTCGACGGGCAGGAGATCGTCGGCGCCTCGACCCGCGAGATCGAAAAGGTGCGCGCCAAGTTCGGTATGCTCTTCCAGGGCGGAGCGCTGTTCGATTCGCTGCCGATCTGGCGCAACGTCACCTTCGGGCTGACCCAGGGCCGGATGCGTCACGCCGCCGAGATGCGGAAGATCGCGGAGGAGAATCTGGAACGCGTCGGCCTCGGCCGCGAGATCCTCAACCTGCGCCCCAACGAATTGTCCGGCGGCATGCAGAAGCGCGTGGCGCTGGCCCGTGCGATCGCGCCTCGGCCCGAGATCATCTTCTTCGATGAGCCGACCACCGGCCTCGATCCGATCCGCGCCGACGTGATCAACGACCTGATTACCTCGCTGGTCGAGGATCTCGGCGTCACCGCGCTTACCATCACCCACGACATGGCCTCCGCCCGCAAGATCGCGCACCGGGTGGCGATGCTCTACAACGGCCGGATCGTCTGGCACGGCCCGCGCGACCGCCTGTACGACAGCGGAAATCCCTATGTGGACCAGTTCGTCCAGGGACGGGCGGACGGCCCGATCCGCTGA
- the gloA2 gene encoding SMU1112c/YaeR family gloxylase I-like metalloprotein, producing the protein MLAGIHHVAIIASDYAVSKRFYTETLGLEMIAETYRAERESWKLDLRVGDAQIELFTFPEAPPRATRPEAQGLRHLAFSVADLDAAVVWLDGKGVVCEPLRTDEMTGRRFTFFRDPDGLPLELYEA; encoded by the coding sequence GTGCTCGCCGGCATCCACCACGTTGCGATCATCGCATCGGATTATGCGGTGTCGAAGCGTTTCTACACCGAAACGCTGGGGCTGGAGATGATCGCCGAGACGTACCGCGCCGAACGGGAAAGCTGGAAGCTGGACCTGCGGGTGGGTGACGCGCAGATCGAGCTTTTCACGTTTCCCGAGGCGCCTCCGCGCGCGACCCGTCCCGAGGCGCAGGGGCTACGCCATCTCGCCTTCTCGGTGGCAGATCTGGATGCGGCAGTGGTGTGGCTGGACGGCAAAGGCGTCGTCTGCGAGCCGCTCCGGACCGATGAGATGACCGGCCGCCGCTTCACCTTCTTTCGGGATCCGGACGGCCTGCCGCTGGAACTCTACGAGGCCTAA
- the ybaK gene encoding Cys-tRNA(Pro) deacylase: protein MAKGTPATVAAARAGIPFDLVEYEYDPAVDSVGLAAAEAIGEPPSLVFKTLLIEADGKPVCAVLPSDREVSMKRIAAAAGAKAAKMMPVPQAERLTGYKVGGISPFGQRKTVPTFVEEAATGEAHIYVNGGRRGLQMRLAPADLLRGLDATMACFAA, encoded by the coding sequence ATGGCGAAGGGGACGCCCGCGACGGTCGCTGCGGCCAGGGCGGGCATCCCCTTCGATCTCGTCGAATATGAATACGATCCGGCGGTCGACAGCGTCGGCCTCGCAGCGGCCGAGGCGATCGGCGAGCCGCCCTCGCTTGTGTTCAAGACATTGTTGATCGAAGCGGATGGCAAGCCGGTCTGCGCGGTGCTGCCGTCCGATCGCGAAGTCTCGATGAAGCGCATCGCAGCGGCGGCCGGCGCCAAGGCGGCGAAGATGATGCCCGTGCCGCAAGCCGAGCGCCTGACCGGCTACAAGGTCGGCGGCATCAGCCCGTTCGGCCAGCGCAAGACGGTGCCCACCTTCGTGGAGGAGGCTGCGACGGGCGAGGCCCACATCTACGTCAACGGTGGGCGGCGGGGACTGCAGATGAGGCTGGCACCCGCCGATCTGCTCCGTGGCCTTGACGCGACGATGGCCTGCTTCGCCGCCTGA
- a CDS encoding acetyl-CoA C-acetyltransferase, producing MTDVVITAAKRTPVGSFLGAFGSTPAHELGRVAIEAALEQAGVKGEDVSEVILGQVLTAAQGQNPARQASMAAGIPKEVPAWGVNQVCGSGLRAVALAAQSIANGDATIMVAGGQESMSLANHAQNLRGGTKMGNVSLVDTMIVDGLTDAFNAYHMGITAENLAEKYQIARATQDQFAVGSQNKAEKARAEGRFKNEIAPVTVKSRKGDVVVADDEYIRAGATIEAMEKLKPAFKKDGTVTAANASGLNDGAAALVLMSAEEAAKRGSKVLATVKSWASAGVDPSIMGIGPVPAVKKALEKAGWSVDDLDLIEANEAFASQAISVCQELGLPAEKVNVNGGAIAIGHPIGASGARVLTTLLYEMEKRDAKKGLATLCIGGGMGIAMCVER from the coding sequence ATGACCGACGTCGTCATCACCGCGGCGAAGCGTACCCCTGTCGGCAGCTTTCTCGGCGCCTTCGGATCGACCCCGGCGCACGAACTCGGCCGCGTCGCGATCGAGGCCGCGCTGGAACAGGCCGGCGTGAAGGGCGAGGACGTGTCCGAAGTGATCCTCGGCCAGGTACTCACCGCCGCGCAGGGCCAGAACCCGGCCCGTCAGGCCTCCATGGCCGCCGGCATCCCCAAGGAAGTGCCCGCCTGGGGCGTCAACCAGGTCTGCGGATCGGGCCTGCGCGCCGTCGCGCTCGCCGCCCAGTCGATCGCCAATGGCGACGCCACGATCATGGTCGCCGGCGGACAGGAGAGCATGTCGCTCGCCAACCACGCGCAGAACCTGCGCGGCGGCACGAAGATGGGCAATGTCAGCCTCGTCGACACGATGATCGTCGACGGCCTGACCGATGCCTTCAACGCCTATCACATGGGCATCACGGCCGAGAACCTCGCCGAAAAGTACCAGATCGCACGGGCGACGCAGGACCAGTTCGCGGTGGGCAGCCAGAACAAGGCCGAGAAGGCACGCGCCGAAGGCCGCTTCAAGAACGAGATCGCCCCCGTCACGGTGAAGAGCCGCAAGGGCGACGTGGTGGTCGCGGATGACGAATATATCCGCGCCGGCGCCACGATCGAGGCGATGGAGAAGCTGAAGCCCGCCTTCAAGAAGGACGGCACCGTCACCGCCGCCAACGCCTCGGGCCTCAACGACGGCGCCGCCGCGCTGGTGCTGATGTCGGCGGAGGAAGCGGCGAAGCGCGGCTCCAAGGTGCTCGCCACGGTGAAGAGCTGGGCATCGGCGGGTGTCGATCCGTCGATCATGGGCATCGGCCCGGTGCCGGCGGTGAAGAAGGCGCTGGAGAAGGCCGGCTGGTCGGTCGACGATCTCGATCTGATCGAGGCCAACGAGGCGTTCGCCAGCCAGGCGATCTCGGTGTGTCAGGAACTCGGGCTGCCGGCCGAGAAGGTCAACGTCAACGGCGGCGCGATCGCGATCGGCCACCCGATCGGCGCATCCGGCGCGCGCGTGCTGACCACGCTTCTCTACGAGATGGAGAAGCGCGACGCCAAGAAGGGCCTCGCGACGCTCTGCATCGGCGGCGGCATGGGCATCGCCATGTGCGTCGAGCGTTGA
- a CDS encoding alpha/beta hydrolase translates to MLRSETEGAPDRLAAGLAGLRAYQAAERPAAPDPMPVVARSGRVALRDYGGAGRPVIFVPSLINSHDVLDLLPDVSLLRWLATRGVRPLLVDWGTPQPDEREVSIAGHVEMLLPLIEAIGSDAALAGYCLGGTMALAAAAIRPPAALVTIAAPWRFAGFPDDARTGLADLWEQARPTAEAMGLMPLEVLQTAFWRLDPRRTVEKFVAFGRTDRSPEATRLFVALEDWANGGAPLTPAAGREMAEDFFRDDRPGGGGWQVAGRTIDPSALSCPLLDIVSSTDRIVPAASAVSGMGHGEAMTLGLGHVGMIVGGRARETLWQPLAQWLARSHMR, encoded by the coding sequence ATGCTGCGCAGCGAAACGGAGGGCGCGCCGGACCGGCTCGCCGCGGGGCTTGCCGGGCTGCGCGCCTATCAGGCTGCCGAGCGGCCGGCCGCGCCCGATCCGATGCCGGTCGTGGCGCGCTCGGGCCGCGTGGCGCTACGCGATTATGGCGGCGCGGGGCGGCCGGTGATCTTCGTACCGTCGCTGATCAATTCGCACGACGTGCTCGATCTGCTGCCCGACGTGTCGCTGCTGCGTTGGCTGGCGACGCGAGGCGTTCGCCCCCTGCTCGTCGACTGGGGCACGCCGCAGCCGGACGAGCGCGAGGTCTCGATCGCCGGCCATGTCGAGATGCTGTTGCCGCTGATCGAGGCGATCGGCAGCGATGCCGCGCTGGCGGGCTATTGCCTCGGCGGCACGATGGCCCTTGCCGCCGCCGCGATCCGTCCGCCGGCGGCTCTGGTGACGATCGCGGCACCGTGGCGCTTCGCCGGGTTTCCGGACGACGCTCGCACCGGCCTCGCCGATCTGTGGGAGCAGGCGCGGCCGACCGCCGAGGCGATGGGCCTGATGCCGCTGGAGGTGTTGCAGACCGCCTTCTGGCGCCTCGATCCGCGCCGCACGGTGGAGAAGTTCGTCGCCTTCGGGCGCACGGACCGATCGCCAGAGGCCACAAGGCTGTTCGTCGCGCTGGAGGATTGGGCGAATGGCGGCGCGCCCCTCACGCCGGCCGCCGGACGCGAGATGGCGGAGGATTTCTTCCGCGACGATCGGCCCGGTGGTGGTGGCTGGCAGGTCGCCGGCAGGACGATCGACCCCTCTGCCCTTTCCTGCCCGTTGCTCGACATCGTCTCCTCGACCGATCGCATCGTGCCCGCCGCCTCGGCCGTCAGCGGCATGGGCCATGGCGAGGCGATGACGCTCGGCCTTGGCCATGTCGGCATGATCGTCGGCGGCCGCGCGCGTGAGACCTTGTGGCAACCCCTCGCGCAATGGCTCGCACGATCCCATATGCGCTGA
- the phaR gene encoding polyhydroxyalkanoate synthesis repressor PhaR: MAKSGSPSDTVIIKKYANRRLYNTETSSYITLDHLAAMTREGRDFKVLDARTDEDITHNVLTQIIMDEESHGQTLLPVSFLRQLIALYGDSMQSMVPQYLEASMEAFRRNQQQFRSAMEGAFGGGPFAEIAKRNMAMFEAAADAFKPGAKPAAAAPAEPAKEGGDDIAALKAQLANLQDKIDKMGK, from the coding sequence ATGGCGAAATCTGGGTCTCCGTCGGACACCGTCATCATCAAGAAGTACGCCAACAGGCGGCTCTACAATACCGAAACGTCGAGCTACATCACGCTCGATCATCTTGCCGCGATGACCCGCGAAGGCCGGGATTTCAAGGTTCTCGACGCGCGCACCGACGAGGACATCACGCACAACGTCCTCACCCAGATCATCATGGACGAGGAATCGCACGGCCAGACGTTGCTGCCGGTCAGCTTCCTGCGCCAGCTGATCGCGCTCTACGGCGATTCGATGCAGTCGATGGTGCCGCAATATCTGGAAGCCTCGATGGAGGCGTTCCGCCGGAACCAGCAGCAATTCCGCAGTGCGATGGAAGGCGCCTTCGGCGGTGGCCCGTTCGCCGAGATCGCCAAGCGCAACATGGCGATGTTCGAGGCGGCGGCCGATGCCTTCAAGCCGGGCGCCAAGCCCGCCGCTGCCGCTCCGGCCGAGCCGGCCAAGGAAGGCGGCGACGACATCGCCGCGCTCAAGGCGCAGCTCGCCAACCTTCAGGACAAGATCGACAAGATGGGCAAGTGA
- a CDS encoding class I SAM-dependent methyltransferase, translated as MRRFLLAVSLLALSGTPLSAKTTPAKAPAKTATKPAAKKPATVRPGVMIDPGLRQVIDDKHRKPENVARDKYRHPAQTLTFFGLQPNMTVIEMIPGNGWYSEMLIPYLADQGHYIAAVSPKAMDDFRAFLATDADRYGKAQVVPFNAGQPNSFAPDGTVDMILTFRNIHNLLGSPDQPGDGNAPQAFADWFRALKPGGVLGVVEHRLPENMDTAREKKTGYVKRSTLIRLALAAGFQWAGASDVNANPKDDHDHPDGVWDLPPTYQAGDKDKAKYTAIGESDRMTMRFVKPDPNAPAAGDAQPSLSTDPAALEEKPEAPEKAEVPEKAEAPESPR; from the coding sequence CCACGCCCGCCAAGGCGCCCGCGAAGACCGCGACCAAGCCTGCGGCGAAGAAACCGGCGACGGTGCGCCCCGGCGTGATGATCGATCCCGGCCTGCGCCAGGTGATCGATGACAAGCATCGCAAGCCCGAGAACGTGGCGCGCGACAAATATCGCCACCCGGCGCAGACGCTGACCTTCTTCGGCCTCCAGCCCAACATGACGGTGATCGAGATGATTCCCGGCAACGGCTGGTACAGCGAGATGCTGATCCCCTATCTGGCCGATCAGGGCCATTATATCGCCGCCGTCTCGCCCAAGGCGATGGACGATTTCAGAGCCTTCCTCGCCACCGATGCCGATCGCTACGGCAAGGCGCAGGTGGTGCCGTTCAACGCCGGTCAGCCCAACAGCTTCGCGCCGGACGGCACCGTCGACATGATCCTGACCTTCCGCAACATCCACAACCTGCTCGGCTCACCCGATCAGCCGGGCGACGGCAATGCCCCGCAGGCCTTCGCGGACTGGTTCCGCGCGCTCAAACCCGGTGGCGTGCTCGGCGTCGTGGAGCATCGCCTGCCCGAGAATATGGATACCGCCCGCGAGAAGAAGACCGGCTACGTCAAGCGATCGACCCTGATCCGGCTGGCGCTGGCCGCCGGTTTCCAATGGGCCGGCGCCAGCGACGTCAACGCCAATCCGAAGGACGATCACGATCATCCGGACGGCGTGTGGGACCTGCCGCCCACCTATCAGGCAGGCGACAAGGACAAGGCGAAATACACCGCGATCGGCGAGAGCGACCGTATGACGATGCGCTTCGTCAAGCCGGATCCGAATGCACCGGCGGCTGGCGACGCCCAGCCGTCCTTGTCCACCGATCCGGCCGCATTGGAGGAGAAGCCGGAAGCCCCGGAAAAGGCGGAAGTACCCGAAAAGGCAGAGGCGCCCGAATCACCCAGGTGA